One Epinephelus lanceolatus isolate andai-2023 chromosome 17, ASM4190304v1, whole genome shotgun sequence genomic window carries:
- the ftr14l gene encoding tripartite motif-containing protein 16: MSHPSTLDLDRYSSLEKSRRSTSRSQSRSLARSEAKSGEVLCDFCTNRKQKAEKSCLVCLASYCETHVQTHYDYPALMKHKLVKATGQMREKLCAQHDKLLEAFCRSDDTSVCVLCMMDEHKNHDIVPAGTERTEKQKQLGATLHKSQMRIDHRVKKWQDLRQAVESVKHSAQTALEENERIFTELLLSIERKYNEVKEMILSHEKTTVTRAEMVLDRLEEEITLLRKKHTDLEKLSRTDDHIHFLQSWQSLSGPSGYEDLNNISVAPNYSFESTKRAVAALKLQVEEVSKTEMSKISGAVKDVYITQEVEAKTRRESSLREEPRIREEPRIREELRIREEPRTREDFLKYSCQLILDVNSVHRNLHLSEGNRTATMKNDPKNYPDHQDRFDHWQQVLCRDSVAGRCYWEVDWRGTEIDIAVTYRGIRRKGNGNECSLGWNDKSWSLYCNDSKYTFVHNNKSKEIAAPMSSRIGVYLDYAAGTLAYYSVSDGMQLLHRVQTVFTQPLYPAFSVWGFDTTIRL; the protein is encoded by the exons atgtcccacCCCAGCACTCTGGATTTAGACAGATACAGCAGCTTGGAGAAATCTCGTCGCTCTACCAGTCGTAGCCAGTCCAGGTCCCTGGCCAGGTCTGAGGCCAAGTCAGGGGAAGTCCTGTGTGACTTCTgcacaaacaggaagcagaaggCTGAGAAGTCCTGCTTGGTGTGTCTGGCATCCTACTGCGAGACCCATGTCCAGACTCACTATGACTACCCTGCCCTGATGAAGCACAAACTGGTCAAAGCTACGGGTCAAATGAGAGAGAAGCTCTGTGCACAGCATGACAAGCTGCTGGAGGCTTTCTGTCGCTCTGATGACACATCggtgtgtgttctgtgtatGATGGATGAACACAAAAACCATGACATCGTCCCGGCTGGAACTGAGAGGACTGAGAAACAA AAACAACTTGGTGCAACGCTGCACAAATCCCAGATGCGGATTGACCACAGAGTAAAGAAGTGGCAGGATCTCAGACAAGCTGTTGAATCAGTTAAA CACTCAGCTCAAACTGCACTGGAGGAGAATGAGCGGATCTTCACTGAGCTTCTACTTTCCATCGAGAGGAAGTACAATGAAGTGAAGGAGATGATCCTCTCCCACGAGAAGACCACTGTGACACGGGCTGAGATGGTGCTGGACCGCCTGGAGGAAGAGATCACTCTGCTGAGGAAGAAACACACTGACCTGGAGAAGCTCTCACGCACTGATGATCACATACACTTTCTGCAG AGCTGGCAATCTCTGTCAGGCCCCTCGGGATATGAAGACCTCAACAACATCAGTGTTGCTCCCAATTACTCCTTTGAGAGCACCAAGAGAGCCGTCGCTGCACTGAAATTACAAGTAGAGGAAGTCAGCAAGACAGAGATGAGCAAAATCTCTGGAGCAG TGAAGGATGTGTACATCACACAAGAAGTTGAGGCAAAGACAAGGAGAGAATCAAGTTTGAGAGAAGAACCAAGGATAAGGGAAGAACCGAGGATAAGGGAAGAACTGAGGATAAGAGAAGAACCGAGGACAAGAGAAGACTTCCTGAAAT ACTCTTGCCAGCTGATTCTGGATGTCAACAGTGTCCATCGCAACCTTCACCTCTCTGAGGGGAACAGAACAGCAACAATGAAGAATGATCCCAAGAATTACCCTGATCACCAAGACCGATTTGACCACTGGCAGCAG GTGTTGTGCAGGGATAGCGTGGCTGGTCGTTGTTACTGGGAGGTAGACTGGAGGGGAACAGAGATAGACATCGCCGTGACCTACAGGGGAATCCGCCGTAAAGGAAATGGTAATGAATGCAGCCTGGGCTGGAACGACAAGTCGTGGAGTCTGTACTGCAATGACTCCAAGTACACCTTCGTGCACAACAATAAGAGCAAAGAGATTGCAGCTCCAATGTCATCTCGTATTGGCGTCTACCTGGATTATGCAGCAGGGACACTTGCATATTACAGTGTCTCTGATGGCATGCAGCttctgcacagagtccagactgtattcacacagcctctctaccctGCATTCAGTGTGTGGGGCTTTGATACTACCATAAGACTGTAG